A stretch of the Lactuca sativa cultivar Salinas chromosome 9, Lsat_Salinas_v11, whole genome shotgun sequence genome encodes the following:
- the LOC111921304 gene encoding cyclin-L1-1 codes for MGTGQVLFHRFYCKQSFSSFNVKRVAATCLWLASKLEENIRTLRRIINIFHIIECRRENLPLEHLNTSSKKYLELEADLKRCELQVLKEMGYICHVELPHKLMVTYLEVLEAPHQMIQEAWNIANDSLRTTLCVQLKSHVVACGVIYTAARRCYVPLPENPPWWELFDANKKDVDEVCRVLDHLYSLTKVRYIPVCKEDGSFTMCNTSLDSRSQPLAKEGASSGPLMLDDANTRKVEAKAVLKSKEHVTDEKERKSHKCKKDRFRKRKGARWLSRGVDKK; via the exons ATGGGCACAGGTCAAGTTCTATTTCATCGGTTTTATTGCAAGCAATCATTTTCTAGTTTCAACGTGAAG AGAGTTGCTGCTACTTGCCTTTGGCTTGCGTCAAAACTAGAGGAAAACATTAGGACTCTAAGGCGAATCATCAATATTTTTCACATAATCGAATGTAGAAGGGAGAATCTACCTTTAGAGCATTTGAATACATCTTCAAAG AAATATCTGGAATTAGAGGCGGATTTGAAAAGATGCGAACTACAAGTACTGAAGGAAATGGGTTACATCTGCCATGTTGAACTTCCTCATAAACTCATGGTAACTTACCTTGAAGTTCTTGAAGCACCCCATCAGATGATACAAGAAGCGTGGAATATTGCAAACGACAG tTTGCGTACAACTTTATGTGTGCAGTTGAAGAGTCACGTTGTGGCATGTGGTGTTATATACACTGCAGCTCGCAGATGCTATGTTCCTCTTCCTGAAAACCCTCCATGGTGGGAACTATTTGATGCCAACAAAAAGGACGTAGATGAAGTTTGCAGAGTTCTAGATCATTTATATAGTCTAACCAAAGTGCGCTATATACCTGTATGCAAAGAAGATGGTTCATTTACAATGTGTAATACATCATTGGATTCACGATCCCAACCTCTTGCAAAg GAAGGTGCATCAAGTGGTCCACTGATGCTTGATGATGCAAATACAAGGAAGGTTGAAGCAAAAGCTGTTTTAAAGAGCAAAGAACATGTAACAGATGAAAAGGAAAGGAAAAGTCACAAGTGTAAAAAGGACCGATTCCGGAAGAGAAAGGGAGCAAGATGGTTGTCAAGAGGGGTAGACAAAAAGTAA